A genomic segment from Bradyrhizobium sp. ISRA430 encodes:
- a CDS encoding YccF domain-containing protein: MAPVSILLNLLWILIGGAWMAFGWLVASIIMAITIVGLPWARAAFNIAAYTLLPFGSKAVRRDEVTGESDIGTGPLGVLGNIVWFLLAGWWLALGHVITAVILAITIIGIPFAWAHLKLAGIALWPIGKVIVPA, from the coding sequence ATGGCTCCTGTTTCCATCCTGCTTAACTTGCTCTGGATTCTCATCGGCGGTGCCTGGATGGCGTTCGGCTGGCTGGTAGCCTCGATCATCATGGCCATCACCATTGTCGGCCTGCCCTGGGCGCGGGCGGCGTTCAACATCGCCGCCTACACTCTCCTGCCGTTCGGCTCGAAGGCGGTGCGGCGCGACGAGGTCACCGGCGAGAGCGATATCGGCACCGGCCCGCTCGGAGTGCTCGGCAATATCGTCTGGTTTCTGCTCGCCGGTTGGTGGCTGGCGCTCGGCCACGTCATTACCGCCGTGATCCTCGCGATCACCATTATCGGCATCCCCTTCGCCTGGGCCCACCTGAAGCTTGCGGGCATCGCGCTCTGGCCGATCGGAAAGGTGATCGTGCCGGCGTAG
- a CDS encoding acyl-CoA synthetase — MSETSQFLGIVSGARRRSHADVANRADRIASGLARIGVGQGDCVCMLMRNDIAFLEAAYAAMRLGAYGVPINWHFKPEEINYILKDSGTSVLIAHADMLHALRDAIPEGVTVLGVPTPPEILISYKIDPDHLAAPDFAIDFDAWLAQFQPYDGPVVPQPMNMIYTSGTTGHPKGVRRNAPTPEQQAAGERMRAMIYGLKPGARALLPGPLYHSAPNSFGIRSGKLGGALVLMPRFEAEEFLELISRYRIDTIFMVPTMFIRLMKLPEAMRRKYDVSSLRHVIHAAAPCPADVKRAMIEWWGPVIYEFYGSTESSAVTFATSEDALKKPCTVGKISPGAELRFIGEDGRVLPVGKIGEIYSRMAEMADFTYHNKPEKRAEIDRDGFITSGDVGYIDEDGYVFICDRKRDMVISGGVNIYPAEIESVLHAVPGVHDCAVFGIPDAEFGEALMAVVEPQTGITIDAADIRARLKTQLADYKVPKHIEIRTDLPREDSGKIFKRRLRDPYWEQAGRKI, encoded by the coding sequence ATGAGCGAAACGTCCCAATTCCTCGGCATCGTCTCCGGCGCGCGCCGCCGTTCCCATGCCGATGTCGCCAATCGTGCCGACCGCATCGCGAGCGGCCTTGCCAGGATCGGCGTTGGGCAGGGCGATTGCGTCTGTATGCTCATGCGCAACGACATCGCCTTTCTGGAGGCTGCCTACGCCGCGATGCGGCTGGGTGCCTATGGCGTGCCGATCAACTGGCATTTCAAGCCGGAGGAGATCAACTACATCCTGAAGGACTCCGGCACCTCGGTGCTGATCGCGCATGCCGACATGCTGCACGCCTTGCGCGATGCGATCCCCGAGGGAGTCACCGTGCTCGGCGTGCCGACGCCGCCGGAGATCCTCATCAGCTACAAGATCGATCCGGATCATTTGGCAGCGCCGGATTTCGCGATCGACTTCGATGCCTGGCTCGCGCAATTCCAGCCTTATGATGGCCCGGTCGTGCCGCAGCCCATGAACATGATCTACACCTCAGGCACGACCGGCCATCCCAAGGGCGTGCGGCGCAATGCGCCGACGCCGGAGCAGCAAGCCGCCGGCGAACGCATGCGCGCAATGATCTATGGCCTGAAGCCGGGCGCCCGCGCATTGCTGCCGGGCCCGCTCTATCATTCCGCACCGAACTCGTTCGGCATCCGGTCGGGCAAGCTAGGCGGTGCGCTGGTGCTGATGCCACGCTTCGAGGCGGAAGAGTTTCTCGAGCTGATCTCGAGGTACAGGATCGACACCATCTTCATGGTGCCGACCATGTTCATTCGCCTGATGAAGCTGCCGGAGGCGATGCGCAGGAAGTACGATGTCTCCTCGCTGCGCCATGTCATCCACGCGGCTGCGCCGTGCCCGGCAGACGTCAAGCGTGCCATGATCGAATGGTGGGGGCCGGTGATCTACGAATTCTACGGCTCAACCGAATCCAGTGCCGTGACCTTCGCGACCTCCGAGGATGCGCTCAAGAAGCCGTGCACCGTCGGCAAGATCTCGCCAGGCGCCGAGCTGCGCTTCATCGGGGAAGATGGCCGCGTGCTGCCGGTGGGCAAGATCGGCGAGATCTATTCCCGTATGGCCGAGATGGCGGACTTCACCTATCACAACAAGCCGGAGAAGCGCGCCGAGATCGACCGCGACGGTTTCATCACCTCCGGCGACGTCGGTTACATCGACGAGGACGGCTACGTCTTCATCTGCGACCGCAAGCGCGACATGGTGATCTCGGGCGGCGTCAACATCTATCCGGCCGAGATCGAATCGGTGCTGCATGCGGTGCCCGGCGTGCATGATTGCGCGGTGTTCGGCATTCCCGATGCGGAGTTCGGCGAGGCGCTGATGGCAGTGGTCGAGCCGCAAACCGGTATCACGATCGATGCTGCCGACATCCGCGCCAGGCTGAAGACACAGCTTGCCGACTACAAGGTACCCAAGCACATCGAGATACGTACCGACTTGCCGCGCGAAGATTCCGGCAAAATCTTCAAGCGCCGCCTGCGCGATCCCTATTGGGAGCAGGCGGGACGGAAGATCTGA
- the ppc gene encoding phosphoenolpyruvate carboxylase: MSLQTVSSDTADQRPNRPEDVQAQEADARLRDDIRLLGRILGDTVRDQEGPDVFDLVERIRQTSIRFHRDEDRLARRELEQILDSMSTTETVRIVRAFSYFSHLANIAEDQNNIRQMRARAATHSGGSGVLAETLAHAKDAGISAEELRGFFKGALVSPVLTAHPTEVRRKSTMDREMEIAALLDRRERLAMTAEETEASDEQLRREVLTLWQTNLLRRTKLTVLDEVGNGLSFYDYTFLREVPRLINVLEDRLEEGGEQAAGELASFLRMGSWIGGDRDGNPFVTADVMRGTLRLQSSRVMQFYLQELHVLGSELSIAAHLADVSEELRALAERSPDTSPHRSGEPYRLAVSGIYARLTATAEKLAVEITRRPVGKGAPYESVKELQADLDVLHRSLIANNARVIARGRLRLLRRAVDCFGFHLARLDIRQNSAVHERTIAELFDAANPGMSYLALGEEARIALLTNELRSTRSLVSQFVKYSDETMGELNVFHAAAEAHAKFGSDAIPQCIISMCKGMSDMLEVAVLLKEVGLVNPSGRSAINIVPLFETIEDLQASSGIMDRMLSLHDYRRLVDSRGGVQEVMLGYSDSNKDGGFVTSGWELYKAEIGLVEVFERHGVRLRLFHGRGGSVGRGGGPSYDAIIAQPGGAVNGQIRITEQGEIISSKYSNAEVGRNNLEILAAATLEASLLHPRQSAPRGEYLTAMDELSNLAFKAYRGLVYETDGFVDYFWASTVINEIATLNIGSRPASRKKTRAIEDLRAIPWVFSWAQCRLMLPGWYGFGSAVETWIAEHPDKGMPFLKELYRDWPFFRMLLSNMDMVLAKSSIAIASRYAELVPDEALREKIFGRIRREWHSCIETLLDIMGQDRLLQGNPLLERSVRHRFPYLDPLNHVQVELLKEHRAQNPNEQVLRGIQLTINGISAGLRNTG; this comes from the coding sequence ATGTCCCTCCAGACCGTATCATCCGACACCGCTGATCAGCGCCCGAACCGTCCCGAGGACGTCCAGGCGCAGGAGGCGGATGCGCGGCTGCGGGACGACATCCGCCTGCTCGGGCGCATCCTCGGCGACACCGTGCGTGACCAGGAGGGCCCCGACGTGTTCGACCTGGTCGAGCGCATCCGGCAGACCTCGATCCGGTTCCACCGCGACGAGGATCGGCTCGCCCGCCGCGAACTCGAGCAGATCCTCGACAGCATGTCGACCACCGAGACGGTGCGGATCGTCCGCGCCTTCAGCTATTTCTCCCACCTCGCCAACATCGCCGAGGACCAGAACAATATACGCCAGATGCGGGCCCGCGCGGCGACGCACAGCGGCGGATCGGGCGTCTTGGCCGAAACGCTGGCACACGCGAAAGACGCCGGCATCAGCGCCGAGGAGCTACGCGGATTCTTCAAGGGCGCGCTGGTCAGCCCGGTGTTGACCGCGCATCCGACCGAGGTCCGCCGCAAGAGCACCATGGACCGCGAGATGGAGATCGCGGCGCTGCTCGATCGCCGCGAGCGCCTCGCCATGACAGCGGAGGAGACTGAGGCGAGCGACGAGCAGCTCCGCCGCGAGGTGCTGACGCTGTGGCAGACGAACCTCTTGCGCCGGACCAAGCTCACCGTGCTCGACGAGGTCGGCAACGGGCTGTCCTTCTATGACTACACCTTCCTTCGCGAAGTGCCGCGCCTCATCAATGTGCTGGAAGACCGGCTGGAGGAGGGCGGCGAGCAGGCGGCAGGTGAGCTCGCCTCGTTCCTGCGCATGGGAAGCTGGATCGGCGGCGACCGCGACGGCAATCCCTTTGTCACCGCCGACGTGATGCGCGGCACGCTGCGGCTGCAGTCGAGCCGCGTGATGCAGTTCTATCTCCAGGAGCTGCACGTGCTCGGCTCCGAGCTGTCGATCGCGGCGCATCTTGCCGACGTCTCCGAAGAGCTGCGTGCGCTCGCGGAGCGCTCGCCCGACACCTCGCCGCACCGGAGCGGCGAGCCCTACCGCCTCGCGGTCTCCGGCATCTATGCCCGCCTCACTGCGACCGCCGAAAAGCTCGCGGTCGAGATTACGCGGCGTCCCGTCGGCAAGGGCGCGCCTTACGAGAGTGTCAAGGAGCTGCAAGCCGATCTCGACGTGCTGCACCGCTCGCTGATCGCGAACAACGCCCGCGTCATCGCGCGCGGCCGGCTGCGGCTGCTCAGGCGCGCGGTCGATTGCTTCGGCTTCCATCTTGCGCGGCTCGACATCCGCCAGAACTCCGCCGTGCACGAGCGTACCATCGCCGAACTGTTCGATGCGGCCAATCCCGGCATGTCCTATCTCGCGCTCGGCGAGGAGGCGCGCATCGCGTTGCTCACCAACGAGCTGCGCAGCACCCGCTCGCTGGTCTCGCAATTCGTCAAGTACAGCGACGAGACGATGGGTGAGCTCAACGTATTCCATGCTGCCGCGGAGGCGCATGCGAAGTTCGGCTCGGACGCCATCCCCCAATGCATCATCTCGATGTGCAAGGGCATGTCGGACATGCTCGAGGTGGCGGTGCTGCTCAAGGAGGTCGGCCTCGTCAATCCGTCGGGACGCAGCGCCATCAACATCGTGCCGCTGTTCGAGACCATCGAGGATTTGCAGGCATCGAGCGGCATCATGGACCGCATGCTGTCCCTGCACGACTACCGCCGCCTCGTCGACAGCCGCGGCGGCGTGCAGGAGGTGATGCTCGGCTATTCCGACAGCAACAAGGATGGCGGCTTCGTCACCTCGGGCTGGGAGCTGTACAAGGCGGAGATCGGCCTCGTCGAGGTGTTCGAGCGCCACGGCGTGCGCCTGCGCCTGTTCCACGGCCGCGGCGGCTCGGTCGGTCGCGGCGGCGGTCCGAGCTATGACGCCATCATCGCCCAGCCTGGCGGCGCGGTGAACGGTCAGATCCGCATCACCGAGCAGGGCGAGATCATCTCGTCGAAATATTCCAACGCCGAGGTCGGTCGCAATAATCTGGAGATCCTCGCAGCCGCGACGCTGGAGGCGAGCCTGCTGCATCCGCGCCAGAGCGCGCCGCGGGGCGAATATCTGACCGCGATGGACGAATTGTCGAACCTCGCCTTCAAGGCCTACCGCGGTCTCGTCTACGAGACCGACGGCTTCGTCGATTATTTCTGGGCCTCGACCGTGATCAACGAGATCGCGACCCTCAACATCGGCAGCCGCCCGGCCTCGCGCAAGAAGACCCGCGCCATCGAGGACCTTCGCGCGATTCCCTGGGTGTTCTCCTGGGCCCAATGCCGCCTGATGCTGCCGGGCTGGTACGGCTTTGGCAGCGCGGTCGAGACCTGGATCGCCGAGCATCCCGACAAGGGCATGCCGTTCCTCAAAGAACTCTACCGCGACTGGCCGTTCTTCCGGATGCTGTTGTCGAACATGGACATGGTGCTCGCCAAGAGCTCGATCGCGATCGCCTCGCGCTATGCCGAGCTCGTGCCGGATGAGGCGCTACGCGAAAAGATCTTCGGCCGCATCCGCCGCGAATGGCATTCCTGCATCGAGACGCTCCTGGACATCATGGGCCAGGACCGGCTGCTCCAGGGCAACCCGCTGCTGGAGCGCTCGGTTCGCCACCGCTTCCCCTATCTCGACCCGCTCAACCACGTGCAGGTCGAGCTTCTGAAGGAGCACCGCGCGCAGAACCCGAACGAGCAGGTGCTGCGCGGGATTCAGCTCACGATCAACGGCATCTCGGCGGGGTTGAGGAATACCGGTTAG